From a single Fusobacterium ulcerans ATCC 49185 genomic region:
- a CDS encoding nitroreductase family protein, producing the protein MSVISCINERRSIRSYKDEPISEKIINELLELGTKAATGSAMEPWGFVVIQDREELNKLSDEIKKHLIANFDKFPYLKQYKNWVENPKYNVFYDAGTLVIIYGNTDSHWNIYDCSLVAGNIMLGAYEMGIGSCWIGFGEYIFNTKEFKEKYGVPENFQGICPLTLGYMKIKPKPPVRKAPVIFNKR; encoded by the coding sequence ATGAGTGTAATCTCTTGTATTAATGAAAGAAGAAGTATTCGTTCATATAAAGATGAGCCAATATCTGAAAAAATAATAAATGAGCTTTTAGAATTAGGAACAAAAGCAGCTACAGGATCTGCTATGGAACCTTGGGGTTTTGTTGTTATACAAGACAGAGAAGAGTTGAATAAATTATCAGATGAAATAAAGAAACATTTAATTGCCAATTTTGATAAATTTCCATATTTGAAACAGTATAAGAACTGGGTAGAAAATCCTAAATATAATGTATTTTATGATGCAGGAACTTTGGTTATAATATATGGAAATACAGATTCTCATTGGAATATTTATGATTGTTCTCTTGTGGCAGGAAACATAATGCTGGGAGCTTATGAGATGGGGATAGGGAGCTGTTGGATAGGGTTTGGTGAGTATATATTCAATACAAAAGAATTTAAAGAAAAATATGGAGTACCAGAAAATTTTCAAGGGATTTGTCCTTTGACATTAGGGTATATGAAAATAAAACCAAAACCTCCTGTGAGGAAAGCACCTGTAATATTCAATAAAAGATAA
- the rplS gene encoding 50S ribosomal protein L19 yields the protein MKEKLIQLVEQNYLRTDIPSFKAGDTIAVYYKVKEGNKERVQLFEGVVIRVNGGGIAKTFTVRKVTSGIGIERIIPMNSPMIDKIEVLKVGRVRRSKLYYLRGLSGKKARIKEIRK from the coding sequence ATGAAAGAAAAATTAATCCAATTAGTAGAACAAAACTACTTAAGAACTGACATCCCTTCATTTAAAGCTGGAGATACTATTGCAGTATACTACAAAGTAAAAGAAGGAAACAAAGAAAGAGTTCAGTTATTTGAAGGTGTAGTTATCAGAGTAAATGGTGGGGGAATTGCAAAAACTTTCACAGTTAGAAAAGTAACTTCAGGAATAGGAATAGAAAGAATAATTCCTATGAACTCTCCAATGATTGACAAGATTGAAGTATTGAAAGTTGGTAGAGTTAGAAGATCTAAACTTTATTACCTTAGAGGACTTTCTGGTAAAAAAGCTAGAATCAAAGAAATCAGAAAATAA